One window from the genome of Oncorhynchus gorbuscha isolate QuinsamMale2020 ecotype Even-year linkage group LG14, OgorEven_v1.0, whole genome shotgun sequence encodes:
- the tspan33a gene encoding tetraspanin-33 isoform X3, with translation MISLVLMSIGIYARMMKHAEAAMACLAVDPAILLLIVGVLMFFITFCGCVGSLRENICLLQTFCIFLTIIFLLQLAAGVLGFVFSDKARNKVSEIINNAIVHYRDDIDLQNLIDFGQKEFSCCGGVTYTDWSQNMYFNCTTDNRSRERCSVPFSCCLLSKDEAVINTMCGQGMQELSYLQAGAFIHTNGCIDKLVNWIHSNLFMLGGIALGLAIPQLVGILLSQILINQIKDQIELQNYNLQHRTDPWQ, from the exons ATGATCTCATTGGTGTTGATGTCTATTGGCATTTACGCCAGGATGATGAAACATGCCG agGCAGCCATGGCCTGTCTAGCGGTGGACCCTGCCATCCTGCTGCTGATCGTGGGGGTGCTCATGTTCTTCATCACCTTCTGTGGCTGTGTGGGCTCCCTCAGAGAGAACATCTGCCTCCTACAGACA TTCTGCATCTTCCTGACGATCATCTTTCTGCTGCAGTTAGCTGCAGGTGTCCTGGGCTTCGTCTTCTCAGATAAG GCACGGAATAAAGTGAGTGAGATTATCAACAATGCCATCGTTCACTACAGGGATGACATTGACCTCCAGAACCTCATCGACTTTGGTCAGaaagag TTCAGCTGTTGTGGAGGTGTCACCTACACCGACTGGTCTCAGAACATGTACTTCAACTGCACCACAGACAACCGCAGCCGAGAGCGCTGCTCTGTTCCCTTCTCCTGCTGCCTGCTGTCTAAAGatgag gcggTCATTAACACAATGTGTGGTCAGGGGATGCAGGAGCTGTCATATCTGCAGGCTGGTGCCTTCATCCACACCAATGGCTGCATCGACAAGCTGGTCAACTGGATCCACAGCAACCTGTTCATGCTAGGGGGCATCGCCCTGGGTCTGGCCATCCCACAG CTGGTGGGGATCCTCTTGTCTCAGATTCTGATCAACCAGATAAAGGACCAGATTGAGCTTCAGAACTACAACCTGCAGCACCGTACTGACCCTTGGCAGTAA
- the tspan33a gene encoding tetraspanin-33 isoform X2 — translation MSLVMISLVLMSIGIYARMMKHAEAAMACLAVDPAILLLIVGVLMFFITFCGCVGSLRENICLLQTFCIFLTIIFLLQLAAGVLGFVFSDKARNKVSEIINNAIVHYRDDIDLQNLIDFGQKEFSCCGGVTYTDWSQNMYFNCTTDNRSRERCSVPFSCCLLSKDEAVINTMCGQGMQELSYLQAGAFIHTNGCIDKLVNWIHSNLFMLGGIALGLAIPQLVGILLSQILINQIKDQIELQNYNLQHRTDPWQ, via the exons ATGAGTCTTGTG ATGATCTCATTGGTGTTGATGTCTATTGGCATTTACGCCAGGATGATGAAACATGCCG agGCAGCCATGGCCTGTCTAGCGGTGGACCCTGCCATCCTGCTGCTGATCGTGGGGGTGCTCATGTTCTTCATCACCTTCTGTGGCTGTGTGGGCTCCCTCAGAGAGAACATCTGCCTCCTACAGACA TTCTGCATCTTCCTGACGATCATCTTTCTGCTGCAGTTAGCTGCAGGTGTCCTGGGCTTCGTCTTCTCAGATAAG GCACGGAATAAAGTGAGTGAGATTATCAACAATGCCATCGTTCACTACAGGGATGACATTGACCTCCAGAACCTCATCGACTTTGGTCAGaaagag TTCAGCTGTTGTGGAGGTGTCACCTACACCGACTGGTCTCAGAACATGTACTTCAACTGCACCACAGACAACCGCAGCCGAGAGCGCTGCTCTGTTCCCTTCTCCTGCTGCCTGCTGTCTAAAGatgag gcggTCATTAACACAATGTGTGGTCAGGGGATGCAGGAGCTGTCATATCTGCAGGCTGGTGCCTTCATCCACACCAATGGCTGCATCGACAAGCTGGTCAACTGGATCCACAGCAACCTGTTCATGCTAGGGGGCATCGCCCTGGGTCTGGCCATCCCACAG CTGGTGGGGATCCTCTTGTCTCAGATTCTGATCAACCAGATAAAGGACCAGATTGAGCTTCAGAACTACAACCTGCAGCACCGTACTGACCCTTGGCAGTAA